In Escherichia ruysiae, a genomic segment contains:
- the cpxP gene encoding cell-envelope stress modulator CpxP, producing MRIVTAAVMASTLAVSSLSHAAEVGSGDNWHPGEELAQRSTQSHMFDGISLTEHQRQQMRDLMQQARHEQPPVNVSEVETMHRLVTAENFDENAVRAQAEKMAKEQIARQVEMAKVRNQMYHLLTPEQQAVLNEKHQQRMEQLRDVTQWQKSSSLKLLSSSNSRSQ from the coding sequence ATGCGCATAGTTACCGCTGCCGTCATGGCCTCAACGCTGGCAGTCAGTTCATTAAGCCACGCTGCTGAAGTCGGTTCAGGCGATAACTGGCATCCGGGCGAAGAACTTGCGCAGCGCAGTACGCAGAGCCATATGTTCGACGGCATAAGTTTAACCGAACATCAGCGTCAGCAGATGCGAGATCTTATGCAACAGGCCCGGCACGAACAGCCTCCTGTTAATGTTAGCGAAGTGGAGACAATGCATCGCCTTGTCACCGCAGAAAATTTTGATGAAAACGCTGTGCGCGCTCAGGCAGAAAAAATGGCGAAAGAACAGATCGCTCGCCAGGTTGAGATGGCTAAAGTCCGCAACCAAATGTATCACCTGTTAACGCCAGAGCAGCAAGCGGTTTTAAACGAGAAACATCAACAACGAATGGAGCAGTTGCGCGACGTGACGCAATGGCAAAAAAGTTCATCGTTGAAGCTATTGAGTAGTAGCAACTCACGTTCCCAGTAG
- the cpxR gene encoding envelope stress response regulator transcription factor CpxR, producing MNKILLVDDDRELTSLLKELLEMEGFNVIVAHDGEQALDLLDDSIDLLLLDVMMPKKNGIDTLKALRQTHQTPVIMLTARGSELDRVLGLELGADDYLPKPFNDRELVARIRAILRRSHWSEQQQNNDNGSPTLEVDALVLNPGRQEASFDGQTLELTGTEFTLLYLLAQHLGQVVSREHLSQEVLGKRLTPFDRAIDMHISNLRRKLPDRKDGHPWFKTLRGRGYLMVSAS from the coding sequence ATGAATAAAATCCTGTTAGTTGATGATGACCGAGAGCTGACTTCCCTGTTAAAGGAGCTGCTCGAGATGGAAGGCTTCAACGTAATTGTTGCCCACGATGGGGAGCAGGCGCTTGATCTTCTGGACGACAGCATTGATTTACTTTTGCTTGATGTCATGATGCCGAAGAAAAATGGTATCGACACATTGAAGGCACTTCGCCAGACACACCAGACGCCTGTCATTATGTTAACGGCACGCGGCAGTGAACTTGATCGCGTCCTCGGCCTTGAGTTAGGCGCTGATGACTATCTCCCGAAACCGTTTAACGACCGTGAGCTGGTGGCTCGTATTCGCGCGATCCTGCGCCGTTCCCACTGGAGCGAGCAACAGCAAAACAACGACAACGGTTCACCGACGCTTGAAGTTGATGCCTTAGTGCTGAATCCAGGCCGTCAGGAAGCCAGCTTCGATGGGCAAACGCTGGAGTTAACCGGTACTGAATTTACCCTACTCTATTTGCTGGCACAGCATCTGGGTCAGGTAGTTTCTCGTGAACATTTAAGCCAGGAAGTGCTGGGCAAACGCCTGACGCCTTTCGACCGCGCTATCGATATGCACATTTCCAACCTGCGTCGTAAACTGCCGGATCGTAAAGATGGTCACCCGTGGTTTAAAACCTTGCGTGGTCGCGGCTATCTGATGGTTTCTGCTTCATGA
- the cpxA gene encoding envelope stress sensor histidine kinase CpxA — MIGSLTARIFAIFWLTLALVLMLVLMLPKLDSRQMTELLDSEQRQGLMIEQHVEAELANDPPNDLMWWRRLFRAIDKWAPPGQRLLLVTTEGRVIGAERSEMQIIRNFIGQADNADHPQKKKYGRVELVGPFSVRDGEDNYQLYLIRPASSSQSDFINLLFDRPLLLLIVTMLVSTPLLLWLAWSLAKPARKLKNAADEVAQGNLRQHPELEAGPQEFLAAGASFNQMVTALERMMTSQQRLLSDISHELRTPLTRLQLGTALLRRRSGESKELERIETEAQRLDSMINDLLVMSRNQQKNALVSETIKANQLWSEVLDNAAFEAEQMGKSFTVNFPPGPWPLYGNPNALESALENIVRNALRYSHTKIEVGFAVDKDGITITVDDDGPGVSPEDREQIFRPFYRTDEARDRESGGTGLGLAIVETAIQQHRGWVKAEDSPLGGLRLVIWLPLYKRS, encoded by the coding sequence ATGATAGGCAGCTTAACCGCGCGCATCTTCGCCATCTTCTGGCTGACGCTGGCGCTGGTGTTGATGTTGGTTTTGATGTTACCCAAGCTCGATTCACGCCAGATGACCGAGCTTCTGGATAGCGAACAGCGTCAGGGGCTGATGATTGAGCAGCATGTCGAAGCGGAACTGGCGAACGATCCACCCAACGATTTAATGTGGTGGCGCCGTCTGTTCCGTGCCATTGATAAGTGGGCACCACCGGGGCAGCGTTTGTTACTGGTGACAACCGAAGGCCGCGTGATTGGCGCAGAACGCAGCGAAATGCAGATCATTCGCAACTTTATTGGCCAGGCCGATAACGCCGATCACCCGCAGAAGAAAAAGTATGGTCGCGTGGAACTGGTCGGCCCGTTCTCTGTGCGTGATGGCGAAGATAATTACCAACTGTATCTGATTCGTCCAGCCAGCAGTTCTCAATCCGATTTCATTAACTTACTGTTTGACCGTCCGCTATTACTGCTGATTGTCACCATGTTGGTCAGTACGCCGCTGCTGTTGTGGTTAGCCTGGAGTCTGGCAAAACCAGCGCGTAAGCTGAAAAACGCTGCCGATGAAGTCGCCCAGGGAAACTTACGCCAGCATCCGGAACTGGAAGCGGGGCCACAGGAATTTCTTGCCGCAGGTGCCAGTTTTAACCAGATGGTCACCGCGCTGGAGCGCATGATGACCTCCCAGCAGCGCCTGCTTTCTGATATTTCTCACGAGCTGCGCACGCCGCTGACGCGTCTGCAACTGGGTACGGCGTTACTGCGCCGTCGTAGTGGTGAAAGTAAGGAACTGGAGCGTATTGAAACCGAAGCGCAACGTCTGGACAGCATGATCAACGACCTGTTGGTGATGTCACGTAATCAGCAGAAAAACGCGCTGGTGAGCGAGACAATCAAAGCCAATCAGTTATGGAGCGAAGTGCTGGATAACGCAGCGTTCGAAGCGGAGCAGATGGGCAAGTCGTTTACCGTTAACTTCCCGCCTGGGCCGTGGCCGCTGTACGGAAACCCGAACGCCCTGGAAAGTGCGCTGGAAAACATTGTTCGTAATGCCCTGCGTTATTCCCATACGAAGATTGAAGTGGGCTTTGCGGTAGATAAAGACGGTATCACCATTACGGTGGACGACGATGGTCCTGGCGTCAGCCCGGAAGATCGCGAACAGATTTTCCGTCCGTTCTATCGCACTGATGAAGCACGCGATCGTGAATCTGGCGGTACAGGTCTGGGGCTGGCGATTGTCGAAACCGCCATTCAGCAGCACCGTGGTTGGGTTAAAGCTGAAGACAGCCCGCTGGGCGGTTTACGGCTGGTAATTTGGCTGCCGCTGTATAAGCGGAGTTAA
- a CDS encoding dihydrodipicolinate synthase family protein, translating to MTEQTQFSGVWCPSITPMDKDGNVDLNGLKKHLQRLTEANIDVILLMGSIGEFASFTLEERLILIREARSMSTLKMVANVSSTCTHDVLMMAQEAYRTGYDAVMILPPYYYGQTAKQLLSYFRHLGRELQGKWFAYNFPARTGCDLTPDLVATLASEFPDFAGIKDTVDCQSHTRSMIQATQAVRSDFAVLSGYDEYYIPNLLAGGAGIISGLNNVMPELFVEAREAFKRGDLAALQEIQQQIGTYMSIYAIGEDFVTTIKTVVSRKFGYCTGVSRNAGGELRESECRTIDEVFVR from the coding sequence GTGACCGAGCAAACACAGTTTTCTGGCGTCTGGTGTCCTTCCATTACGCCAATGGATAAAGACGGTAATGTGGATCTTAACGGACTGAAGAAGCATCTGCAGCGGCTAACAGAAGCCAATATTGATGTGATATTGCTGATGGGCAGCATTGGTGAATTTGCCTCTTTCACTCTCGAAGAGAGACTCATACTTATCCGCGAAGCGCGTTCCATGAGCACATTAAAAATGGTCGCTAACGTTTCTTCCACCTGCACACACGATGTGCTGATGATGGCGCAAGAGGCGTATCGCACAGGCTATGATGCAGTGATGATCCTCCCGCCTTACTACTACGGCCAGACGGCAAAACAATTATTAAGCTATTTCCGCCATCTGGGTCGCGAATTACAGGGCAAATGGTTCGCATATAACTTCCCGGCAAGAACCGGTTGTGATTTAACCCCTGACCTGGTCGCCACGCTGGCGAGTGAATTTCCTGACTTTGCCGGAATTAAAGATACCGTCGATTGCCAGTCACACACCCGCAGCATGATTCAGGCAACCCAGGCAGTTCGTTCTGATTTTGCAGTGCTTTCGGGCTATGACGAGTATTACATTCCTAATCTGCTGGCAGGCGGCGCGGGAATAATATCCGGCCTGAACAACGTTATGCCGGAGCTGTTTGTCGAAGCCCGTGAAGCCTTCAAACGCGGCGACCTGGCGGCTTTACAAGAGATTCAGCAACAGATTGGCACTTATATGTCCATCTACGCCATTGGTGAGGATTTTGTCACCACCATCAAGACAGTGGTATCGCGTAAGTTTGGCTATTGCACTGGCGTATCACGCAATGCGGGTGGTGAGTTAAGAGAAAGTGAATGTCGAACGATTGATGAAGTCTTTGTCAGATAA
- the yiiM gene encoding 6-hydroxyaminopurine reductase — translation MRYPVDVYTGKIQAYPESKPSAIAKIQVDGELMLTELGLEGDEQAEKIVHGGPDRALCHYPREHYLYWAREFPEQADLFVAPAFGENLSTDGLTESNVYIGDIFRWGEALIQVTQPRSPCYKLNYHFDISDMAQLMQNAGKVGWLYSVIAPGLVSADAPLELVSRVSDVTVQEAIAIAWHMPFDDEQYHRLLSAAGLSKSWTRTMQKRRLSGKIEDNSRRLWGK, via the coding sequence ATGCGATATCCGGTTGATGTATACACAGGCAAAATACAGGCTTATCCCGAAAGCAAACCCAGCGCGATTGCGAAAATCCAGGTCGATGGCGAGTTGATGTTGACAGAGCTGGGTCTGGAAGGTGACGAGCAGGCAGAGAAAATAGTTCACGGTGGGCCGGACAGGGCGCTGTGTCACTATCCTCGTGAGCATTATCTCTACTGGGCGCGGGAATTTCCTGAACAGGCAGATTTGTTTGTTGCGCCTGCGTTTGGTGAAAACCTCTCAACCGACGGCCTGACGGAAAGCAATGTTTATATTGGCGATATTTTCCGCTGGGGTGAGGCATTAATTCAGGTCACCCAACCGCGCTCCCCGTGTTACAAACTCAATTACCATTTTGACATCAGCGATATGGCGCAGTTGATGCAAAACGCCGGTAAAGTTGGCTGGCTGTATAGCGTGATTGCGCCGGGGTTGGTATCTGCGGATGCTCCGCTGGAGCTGGTTTCTCGCGTCAGCGATGTCACCGTGCAGGAGGCAATAGCTATCGCATGGCATATGCCGTTTGATGACGAGCAGTATCACCGTTTACTCTCCGCTGCCGGGCTGTCGAAAAGCTGGACGCGGACGATGCAGAAGCGCCGACTTAGCGGCAAGATTGAAGATAATTCGCGGCGTTTGTGGGGGAAATAA
- the fieF gene encoding CDF family cation-efflux transporter FieF (FieF, a metal efflux transporter, is a member of the CDF (cation diffusion facilitator) family of transporters.) yields the protein MNQSYGRLVSRAAIAATAMASLLLLIKIFAWWYTGSVSILAALVDSLVDIGASLTNLLVVRYSLQPADDNHSFGHGKAESLAALAQSMFISGSALFLFLTGIQHLVSPTPMTDPGVGVLVTIVALICTIILVSFQRWVVRRTQSQAVRADMLHYQSDVMMNGAILLALGLSWYGWHRADALFALGIGIYILYSALRMGYEAVQSLLDRALPDEERQEIIDIVTSWPGVSGAHDLRTRQSGPTRFIQIHLEMEDSLPLVQAHMVADQVEQAILRRFPGSDVIIHQDPCSVVPREGKRSMLS from the coding sequence ATGAATCAATCTTATGGACGGCTGGTCAGCCGGGCGGCGATTGCTGCGACGGCGATGGCTTCGCTGCTATTGCTGATTAAAATTTTTGCATGGTGGTATACCGGTTCGGTGAGTATTCTTGCCGCGCTGGTGGATTCGTTGGTGGATATTGGCGCGTCGTTGACGAATTTACTGGTGGTGCGTTACTCGCTGCAACCTGCCGACGACAATCACTCGTTTGGTCACGGTAAAGCCGAGTCCCTCGCGGCGCTGGCGCAAAGTATGTTTATCTCCGGTTCGGCGCTGTTCCTGTTTTTGACTGGTATTCAGCATTTGGTTTCTCCGACGCCGATGACAGACCCCGGCGTCGGGGTTCTCGTGACTATTGTGGCGCTGATTTGTACGATTATCCTTGTTTCGTTTCAGCGTTGGGTCGTGCGCAGGACACAGAGCCAGGCAGTGCGGGCAGATATGCTACATTATCAGTCCGATGTTATGATGAACGGTGCGATTCTGCTGGCGCTGGGGTTGTCCTGGTATGGCTGGCATCGTGCTGATGCCCTGTTTGCATTGGGAATCGGCATCTATATTTTATATAGCGCGTTACGCATGGGGTATGAGGCGGTACAGTCATTACTGGATCGCGCGCTGCCCGATGAGGAACGGCAAGAAATTATTGATATCGTGACTTCCTGGCCGGGAGTTAGCGGCGCTCACGATCTTCGCACGCGGCAGTCAGGGCCGACCCGCTTTATTCAGATTCATTTGGAAATGGAAGACTCTCTGCCTTTGGTTCAGGCGCATATGGTGGCGGATCAGGTAGAGCAGGCTATTTTACGGCGTTTTCCGGGATCGGATGTGATTATTCATCAGGACCCTTGTTCCGTCGTACCCAGGGAGGGTAAACGGTCTATGCTTTCATAA
- the rhaR gene encoding HTH-type transcriptional activator RhaR: protein MAHQFVLRKKDFFASEQQAVAVADRYPQDVFAEHTHDFCELVIVWRGNGLHVLNDRPHRITRGDLFYIHADDKHSYASVNDLVLQNIIYCPERLTLNLDWQGAIPGFNASAGQPHWRLGSAGMALVRQVIGQLEHESNQPAPFANEMAELLFGQLVMLLKRHRYTSDSLPPTSSETLLDKLITRLAASLKSPFVLDKFCDEAACSERVLRQQFRQQTGMTINQYLRQVRVCHAQYLLQHSRLLISDISTECGFEDSNYFSVVFTRETGMTPSQWRHRNSQKD from the coding sequence GTGGCTCATCAGTTTGTCCTTCGTAAAAAAGATTTTTTTGCCAGCGAACAGCAGGCGGTCGCTGTGGCTGATCGTTATCCGCAGGATGTCTTTGCCGAGCATACACATGATTTTTGTGAACTGGTGATCGTCTGGCGCGGTAACGGTTTGCACGTGCTCAACGATCGTCCTCATCGTATTACTCGTGGCGATCTCTTTTATATCCACGCAGACGATAAACACTCCTACGCTTCCGTTAACGATCTGGTTTTGCAGAACATTATTTATTGCCCGGAGCGGCTGACGCTTAATCTCGACTGGCAGGGGGCGATTCCAGGGTTTAACGCCAGCGCAGGACAACCACACTGGCGTTTAGGCAGTGCGGGCATGGCGCTGGTGCGGCAGGTTATCGGGCAGCTTGAGCACGAAAGCAATCAGCCCGCGCCGTTTGCCAACGAAATGGCGGAGTTACTGTTCGGGCAGTTGGTGATGCTTTTGAAACGTCATCGCTACACCAGTGATTCGTTACCGCCAACATCCAGCGAAACGTTGCTGGATAAGCTGATTACCCGACTGGCGGCCAGCCTGAAAAGTCCTTTTGTGCTGGATAAATTTTGTGATGAGGCGGCGTGCAGTGAACGCGTCTTGCGCCAGCAATTTCGCCAGCAGACCGGGATGACCATCAATCAATATCTGCGGCAGGTCAGAGTGTGCCATGCGCAATATCTTCTCCAGCATAGCCGCCTGTTAATCAGTGATATTTCGACAGAATGTGGCTTTGAAGACAGTAACTACTTTTCGGTGGTGTTTACCCGGGAAACTGGGATGACGCCCAGCCAGTGGCGTCATCGCAACTCCCAGAAAGATTAA
- the kdgT gene encoding 2-keto-3-deoxygluconate transporter, with translation MQIKHTIEKIPGGMMLVPLFLGALCHTFSPGAGKYFGSFTNGMITGTVPILAVWFFCMGASIKLSATGTVLRKSGTLVVTKIAVAWVVAAIASRIIPEHGVEVGFFAGLSTLALVAAMDMTNGGLYASIMQQYGTKEEAGAFVLMSLESGPLMTMIILGTAGIASFEPHVFVGAVLPFLVGFALGNLDPELREFFSKAVQTLIPFFAFALGNTIDLTVIAQTGLLGILLGVAVIVVTGIPLIIADKLIGGGDGTAGIAASSSAGAAVATPVLIAEMIPAFKPMAPAATSLVATSVIVTSILVPILTSVWSRKVKARAAKIEILGTVK, from the coding sequence ATGCAGATAAAACACACGATAGAGAAAATCCCAGGAGGGATGATGCTCGTCCCGCTGTTCCTTGGCGCACTGTGTCACACTTTCTCGCCAGGGGCGGGAAAATACTTTGGTTCATTCACAAATGGAATGATTACCGGCACGGTGCCGATTCTGGCGGTGTGGTTTTTCTGCATGGGGGCATCGATAAAATTAAGTGCGACGGGAACGGTATTGCGTAAATCCGGTACGCTGGTGGTAACTAAAATTGCCGTGGCGTGGGTGGTTGCGGCAATTGCTTCACGCATTATTCCTGAACATGGTGTTGAAGTTGGATTCTTTGCCGGACTTTCAACGCTGGCGCTGGTGGCGGCGATGGATATGACCAACGGCGGACTTTACGCTTCGATCATGCAGCAGTATGGCACTAAAGAAGAGGCCGGGGCGTTTGTATTAATGTCGCTGGAATCCGGGCCGCTTATGACGATGATTATTCTGGGGACTGCCGGGATTGCATCGTTTGAACCGCATGTTTTCGTCGGTGCGGTATTACCGTTCCTCGTCGGCTTTGCGTTAGGGAACCTTGACCCTGAGCTGCGAGAATTTTTCAGCAAAGCCGTACAGACGCTGATCCCGTTCTTTGCCTTTGCGCTGGGCAATACCATTGATTTAACCGTGATTGCTCAGACCGGTTTGCTGGGGATCTTGCTGGGTGTGGCGGTGATCGTCGTGACCGGTATTCCGTTGATTATTGCCGATAAATTGATTGGCGGTGGCGATGGTACAGCCGGAATCGCGGCTTCCAGTTCTGCCGGTGCTGCGGTGGCGACGCCGGTACTGATTGCTGAAATGATCCCCGCCTTTAAACCAATGGCGCCAGCGGCAACTTCGCTGGTGGCGACGTCAGTGATTGTGACCTCGATTCTGGTGCCGATTCTGACTTCTGTCTGGTCGCGCAAAGTTAAAGCCAGAGCGGCGAAAATCGAAATATTGGGTACGGTGAAGTAA
- the rhaT gene encoding L-rhamnose/proton symporter RhaT: MSNAITMGIFWHLIGAASAACFYAPFKKVKKWSWETMWSVGGIVSWIILPWAISAMLLPDFWAYYSSFSLSTLLPVFLFGAMWGIGNINYGLTMRYLGMSMGIGIAIGITLIVGTLMTPIINGNFDVLINTDGGRMTLLGVLVALIGVGIVTRAGQLKERKMGIKAEEFNLKKGLVLAVMCGIFSAGMSFAMNAAKPMHEAAAALGVDPLYVALPSYVVIMGGGAIINLGFCFIRLAKVKDLSLKADFSLAKPLIIHNVLLSALGGLMWYLQFFFYAWGHARIPAQYDYISWMLHMSFYVLCGGIVGLVLKEWNNAGRRPVTVLSLGCVVIIVAANIVGMGMAS; this comes from the coding sequence ATGAGTAACGCGATTACGATGGGGATATTTTGGCATTTGATCGGCGCGGCCAGTGCAGCCTGTTTTTACGCTCCGTTCAAAAAAGTAAAAAAGTGGTCATGGGAAACCATGTGGTCTGTCGGTGGGATTGTTTCGTGGATTATTCTGCCGTGGGCCATCAGCGCCATGCTACTACCTGATTTCTGGGCATATTACAGCTCGTTCAGTCTCTCTACCCTGCTGCCTGTTTTTCTGTTCGGCGCTATGTGGGGGATTGGTAATATCAACTACGGTCTGACCATGCGTTATCTCGGCATGTCGATGGGGATAGGTATCGCCATTGGCATTACGTTGATCGTCGGTACGCTGATGACGCCAATTATCAACGGCAATTTCGATGTGCTGATTAACACCGACGGTGGGCGCATGACGTTGCTCGGCGTACTGGTGGCGTTGATTGGCGTGGGGATTGTGACTCGCGCCGGGCAGTTGAAAGAGCGCAAAATGGGCATTAAAGCCGAAGAGTTCAACCTGAAAAAAGGGCTGGTGCTGGCGGTAATGTGCGGCATTTTCTCTGCCGGGATGTCTTTTGCGATGAACGCCGCAAAACCGATGCATGAAGCGGCTGCCGCGCTGGGTGTTGATCCACTGTATGTCGCTCTGCCAAGCTATGTTGTCATCATGGGTGGCGGCGCGATCATCAACCTCGGTTTCTGTTTTATTCGTCTGGCAAAAGTGAAAGATTTGTCGCTAAAAGCCGACTTCTCGCTGGCAAAACCGCTGATCATCCACAACGTATTGCTCTCGGCACTGGGGGGTTTGATGTGGTATCTGCAATTCTTTTTCTATGCCTGGGGACACGCCCGCATTCCGGCGCAGTATGACTACATCAGTTGGATGCTGCATATGAGTTTCTACGTATTGTGCGGCGGTATCGTCGGGCTGGTGCTGAAAGAGTGGAACAATGCGGGACGCCGTCCGGTTACCGTATTGAGCCTCGGTTGTGTGGTGATTATTGTCGCCGCCAACATCGTCGGCATGGGCATGGCAAGTTAA
- the sodA gene encoding superoxide dismutase [Mn] gives MSYTLPSLPYAYDALEPHFDKQTMEIHHTKHHQTYVNNANAALESLPEFANLPVEELITKLDQLPADKKTVLRNNAGGHANHSLFWKGLKKGTTLQGDLKAAIERDFGSVDNFKAEFEKAAASRFGSGWAWLVLKGDKLAVVSTANQDSPLMGEAISGASGFPVLGLDVWEHAYYLKFQNRRPDYIKEFWNVVNWDEAAARFAAKK, from the coding sequence ATGAGCTATACCCTGCCATCCCTGCCGTATGCTTACGATGCCCTGGAACCGCACTTCGATAAGCAGACCATGGAAATCCACCACACCAAGCACCATCAGACTTACGTCAACAACGCCAATGCGGCGCTGGAAAGCCTGCCAGAATTCGCCAACCTGCCGGTTGAAGAGCTGATCACCAAACTGGATCAGCTGCCAGCAGACAAAAAAACCGTGCTGCGCAACAACGCTGGTGGTCACGCCAACCACAGCCTGTTCTGGAAAGGCCTGAAAAAAGGCACGACTTTGCAGGGCGACCTGAAAGCGGCTATCGAACGTGATTTCGGTTCCGTTGATAACTTCAAAGCAGAATTTGAGAAAGCGGCAGCTTCCCGCTTTGGTTCCGGCTGGGCATGGCTGGTGCTTAAAGGCGATAAACTGGCGGTGGTTTCTACTGCTAATCAGGACTCCCCGCTGATGGGCGAAGCCATTTCTGGCGCTTCCGGCTTCCCTGTTCTGGGTCTGGATGTGTGGGAACACGCTTACTACCTGAAATTCCAGAACCGCCGTCCGGACTACATCAAAGAGTTCTGGAACGTGGTGAACTGGGACGAAGCTGCGGCACGTTTCGCGGCGAAAAAATAA